From Nymphalis io chromosome 12, ilAglIoxx1.1, whole genome shotgun sequence, a single genomic window includes:
- the LOC126772488 gene encoding alkaline phosphatase-like, producing the protein MSAWCCIVIMMSTVNNGVLSPAPMNAEVKETYDRQYWYAQAQETLQKRLQYASEKNPVAKNVILVVGDGMSLTTATAARILRGQRRGQSGEDADLVWDTFPAVSLAKTYNIDAQTGESSACATALLCGVKARYETLGLDAGGRFNNCASAINSKVTSLIDWAHEAGKSSGIVTTARITHATPAALYAHAPSRYWEDDSRVPPTVRRDCKDIALQLVENEPGRNINVIMGGGRRHFLPTITTDPEHPNREGRRLDGRNLAEDWAREKKRRRLRAQYIHSREQLAKLDPRTVDYLLGLFEYSHMEFNAERGAVLDTEEGTAASTTVKADDPSLADMTRVALAILTKNDKGFFLLLEGGRIDHAHHYNNPYRALDETLELETALLAALEKVNPAETLIVVTADHGHVMTFGGQATPRGHPILGADTVVSDIDGLRYTTLLYGTGPGHSEPRALPLNGTSTPADAVHAAAVPRQWATHGGEDVPIYALGPMATVLFAGVVEQSYIPHAIAYAACLAHQARRCQESIFNYTKPQVKLPNCVPPEVSSVSAADETRNEGSSGRRVVVASSVMSDERVPRSPAPLIAPLVTVTPYLILFVFSFGL; encoded by the exons ATCGTCAGTATTGGTATGCACAAGCTCAAGAAACGCTACAAAAGCGGCTCCAATACGCATCCGAGAAGAATCCAGTGGCAAA GAACGTTATATTGGTCGTTGGTGACGGTATGAGCTTAACAACGGCAACAGCGGCTAGGATTCTGCGCGGACAACGGAGGGGTCAGTCAGGGGAAGACGCGGACTTAGTCTGGGACACTTTTCCTGCAGTTTCTCTTGCAAAG ACATACAATATTGATGCTCAAACGGGTGAATCTTCCGCTTGCGCAACAGCCCTCTTATGTGGAGTGAAAGCTCGATATGAAACCTTGGGCCTCGATGCTGGAGGTCGTTTTAATAACTGCGCTTCTGCCATCAATTCTAAAGTTACTTCGTTGATTGATTGGGCGCACGAGGCTG gTAAATCGAGCGGTATAGTAACAACAGCGCGTATCACACACGCGACTCCAGCAGCGTTGTATGCGCACGCGCCTTCGAGGTACTGGGAAGATGACAGTCGTGTGCCACCGACTGTGAGACGAGACTGCAAGGATATCGCCTTACAGCTTGTTGAAAATGAGCCTGGGAGgaatattaat GTGATAATGGGCGGAGGGAGACGTCATTTTCTCCCAACGATAACCACTGATCCTGAGCATCCAAATAGAGAAGGAAGAAGACTAGATGGTAGGAACTTAGCAGAGGATTGGGCGAGAGAAAAAAAGAGGAGGCGACTGCGAGCGCAATACATACATTCACGGGAACAACTAGCTAAGTTAGATCCAAGGACAGTCGACTATTTATTAG GTCTATTCGAATATTCTCACATGGAGTTTAATGCGGAAAGAGGAGCCGTGCTAGATACAGAGGAAGGTACAGCTGCCAGCACAACTGTGAAAGCTGACGACCCTTCCCTAGCAGACATGACTCGTGTCGCACTTGCAATATTGACGAAGAACGACAAAGGATTCTTCTTACTTCTAGAAG GTGGACGAATAGATCACGCTCATCATTATAATAATCCCTATAGAGCACTCGATGAAACGTTAGAGTTGGAAACGGCGTTATTAGCGGCGTTGGAAAAAGTTAACCCGGCAGAAACCCTCATTGTAGTGACCGCTGACCACGGCCATGTAATGACTTTTGGGGGGCAAGCCACACCTAGGGGACACCCTATTTTAG gtGCTGATACTGTTGTATCAGATATTGATGGCTTAAGATACACTACCTTATTATATGGAACTGGACCAGGCCATTCGGAACCTCGAGCTCTTCCCTTAAATGGTACCAGCACTCCAGCTGATGCAGTTCACGCTGCAGCAGTACCAAGACAATGGGCGACACATGGAGGCGAAGATGTACCAATTTATGCCTTAG GTCCAATGGCGACGGTTTTATTTGCTGGAGTGGTTGAACAAAGCTATATCCCTCACGCCATTGCATACGCCGCATGCCTCGCGCACCAAGCACGACGATGTCAAGAATCGATTTTCAATTATACAAAACCACAG gtcaAATTGCCGAACTGTGTTCCACCAGAGGTTAGCAGTGTATCAGCAGCAGATGAAACGAGGAATGAAGGATCGAGCGGGCGCCGTGTCGTTGTCGCATCCAGCGTTATGTCTGACGAAAGAGTTCCTCGTTCACCCGCTCCCCTCATCGCCCCGTTGGTGACCGTAACACCCTACCTGATATTGTTTGTGTTTAGTTTTGGACTTTAA